The Streptomyces sp. NBC_01244 genome contains a region encoding:
- a CDS encoding amidohydrolase: MTALLDGLDSLMPALEADYRALHTHPELAFQEKRTAALVAERLAAQGGWEITTGVGRTGVVAVLGNGDGPVVMLRADMDALPVKEATGLPYASTETATDEAGTEVPVMHACGHDLHVAALIGSCALFARNRGAWSGTVVAVFQPGEESGYGAREMVEDGLFERFPRPDVILGSHVGPGPVGLIATLPGTVMGATDSLTVKLFGRGGHGSKPEAAVDPVVMAASLVLRLQTVVSREIAAQEPVVVTVGKLHAGTTAAVIPDTAELGINVRTSSAPVREKVLAAIERLARAESAAAGATADPEITSVYHLPMTVNDTASAERVADAHREHFGAGAVMTMGPTTASEDFGLLATAAQVPSVYWFYGGLDPQAFGEAFAAGRLDELPQNHSSTFAPVAGPALSVGVRTMAAAALPWLAATPAPAVAVATDAGEGGEAA; encoded by the coding sequence ATGACTGCACTGCTCGACGGTCTCGACTCGCTGATGCCGGCCCTCGAAGCCGACTACCGCGCACTGCACACCCACCCCGAACTCGCCTTCCAGGAGAAGCGGACGGCGGCCCTCGTCGCCGAGCGGCTGGCCGCCCAGGGCGGCTGGGAGATCACCACCGGCGTCGGCCGCACCGGCGTGGTCGCGGTTCTGGGCAACGGCGACGGACCGGTGGTCATGCTGCGCGCCGACATGGACGCGCTGCCCGTCAAGGAGGCCACCGGGCTGCCCTACGCGAGCACCGAGACCGCCACCGACGAAGCGGGCACCGAGGTCCCGGTGATGCACGCCTGCGGCCACGACCTGCACGTGGCCGCGCTGATCGGGTCCTGCGCCCTGTTCGCCCGCAACCGCGGGGCCTGGAGCGGCACCGTCGTCGCCGTCTTCCAGCCGGGGGAGGAGAGCGGCTACGGAGCCCGCGAGATGGTCGAGGACGGCCTCTTCGAGCGCTTCCCGCGCCCCGACGTGATCCTCGGCTCGCACGTGGGACCCGGTCCCGTCGGCCTCATCGCGACCCTGCCGGGCACCGTCATGGGCGCCACCGACTCCCTCACCGTCAAGCTCTTCGGGCGCGGCGGCCACGGCTCCAAGCCCGAGGCGGCCGTCGACCCCGTGGTGATGGCGGCCTCGCTCGTGCTACGGCTCCAGACCGTGGTCTCCCGCGAGATCGCCGCCCAGGAGCCGGTGGTGGTCACCGTCGGAAAGCTGCACGCCGGCACCACCGCCGCGGTCATACCCGACACGGCCGAGCTCGGCATCAACGTGCGCACCAGCTCCGCGCCGGTCCGCGAGAAGGTCCTCGCGGCCATCGAGCGCCTCGCACGCGCCGAATCGGCCGCCGCGGGCGCGACCGCCGACCCGGAGATCACCTCCGTCTACCACCTGCCGATGACCGTCAACGACACCGCGAGCGCCGAGCGGGTGGCCGACGCCCACCGCGAGCACTTCGGGGCCGGCGCCGTCATGACGATGGGCCCGACCACCGCCAGCGAGGACTTCGGGCTCCTCGCCACCGCCGCCCAAGTCCCCTCGGTGTACTGGTTCTACGGCGGCCTCGACCCGCAGGCCTTCGGCGAGGCCTTCGCCGCCGGCAGGCTGGACGAGCTTCCGCAGAACCACTCCTCCACCTTCGCGCCCGTCGCCGGACCCGCGCTGTCGGTCGGCGTCCGGACGATGGCCGCGGCCGCCCTGCCCTGGCTCGCCGCGACCCCCGCACCCGCCGTCGCGGTCGCCACCGACGCGGGTGAGGGGGGCGAGGCGGCATGA
- a CDS encoding MFS transporter, giving the protein MTDIGNGAAEPVEATAAAAPAAAAPATLWRDPEFLKFWSGEAISQVGAQVTTLALPLTAVLTLDASSSQVGFVNAASYAPFLMVTLLVGVWVDRVRRRPLMIMANVGRALLVSAVPLLAVLDLLRIEYVYVAALLVGTLTVVFDVSYQSYLPTLVGKEHLVEGNSKLQGTSSLAQIGGPGLAGLLIGWVTAPYALLINGISYLVSVLTLLAVRRVEPAPVPQQERTGIRTSIAEGIRIIRDSAHLRACALQSGLYNLCWMSLQTVFVLYAARTLGISPGGIGLLLGTGAVGSLAGSMAAQWLKRRTGLGPAILTALLLCCLAPVAIPAAPANGGALSLVLFVAAFALIGAGGTIANIHIISLRQSMTPDHLLGRMNAGYRFVSWGTLPLGALLGGWLGDLIGLRETLFVTAGLFLTAVLVVLKSPVWRLKDFPPQIVAEPRKADAR; this is encoded by the coding sequence GTGACCGACATCGGGAACGGGGCCGCCGAGCCGGTGGAGGCGACGGCGGCCGCAGCGCCGGCCGCCGCCGCACCCGCCACGCTCTGGCGGGACCCGGAGTTCCTCAAGTTCTGGTCCGGGGAGGCGATCTCGCAGGTCGGGGCCCAGGTCACGACCCTGGCGCTGCCGCTCACCGCGGTGCTGACGCTCGACGCCAGCTCCTCCCAGGTGGGCTTCGTCAACGCGGCCTCCTACGCCCCGTTCCTGATGGTCACCCTCCTGGTCGGCGTCTGGGTCGACCGGGTGCGGCGCAGGCCCCTGATGATCATGGCCAACGTGGGGCGGGCGCTGCTGGTCAGCGCGGTGCCGCTGCTGGCCGTGCTCGACCTGCTCCGCATCGAGTACGTGTACGTCGCCGCGCTGCTCGTGGGCACCCTCACGGTGGTCTTCGACGTCTCCTACCAGTCCTACCTGCCGACCCTGGTCGGCAAGGAGCACCTGGTGGAGGGCAACAGCAAGCTCCAGGGCACCAGTTCGCTGGCCCAGATCGGCGGGCCCGGACTGGCCGGTCTGCTCATCGGCTGGGTCACCGCCCCCTACGCGCTGCTGATCAACGGGATCTCGTACCTCGTCTCCGTGCTGACGCTGCTCGCCGTACGGCGCGTGGAGCCGGCGCCGGTGCCCCAGCAGGAGCGGACCGGGATCCGGACCAGCATCGCCGAGGGCATCCGGATCATCCGGGACAGCGCCCACCTGCGGGCCTGCGCCCTCCAGTCCGGCCTGTACAACCTGTGCTGGATGTCCCTCCAGACGGTCTTCGTGCTCTACGCGGCCCGCACGCTCGGCATCTCACCCGGCGGCATCGGCCTGCTGCTGGGCACCGGGGCGGTGGGCTCGCTGGCCGGCTCGATGGCCGCCCAGTGGCTCAAGCGCAGGACCGGACTGGGCCCGGCCATCCTGACGGCCCTGCTGCTGTGCTGCCTGGCACCGGTGGCCATCCCGGCCGCACCGGCGAACGGCGGGGCGCTCTCGCTGGTCCTGTTCGTCGCCGCGTTCGCCCTGATCGGCGCGGGCGGCACCATCGCCAACATCCACATCATCAGCCTGCGCCAGTCCATGACCCCGGACCACCTCCTGGGCCGGATGAACGCCGGGTACCGCTTCGTTTCCTGGGGCACGCTGCCGCTCGGCGCCCTGCTCGGCGGCTGGCTCGGCGACCTCATCGGGCTGCGCGAAACGCTCTTCGTCACGGCCGGGCTCTTCCTGACCGCGGTCCTGGTCGTCCTGAAATCGCCGGT
- a CDS encoding ATP-grasp domain-containing protein, whose protein sequence is MSADRPHIIVLHRWRDTHAHYADYLDHTTAHVTYVSTELGRASLPGSAAAVTTVALTDDLPAVRAAVTGLVARFGAPARLIALNEGDLDTAALIREEFAIPGQHTAELAVFRDKLTMCRAAEAAGLPVPAFAPAPDPAAVLAFGETHGWPLVVKPHRGTASRGVVRIDSAAELDALTGQAAALAAEPHLVQSYVDGPILHIDGLWEGDSLGSWTVSRYVGGTCADFTQGTWLGSVEEDDPALLEAVEAFAAAVGPALGGTQPWVFHLEAFVTPDPHGGPALVFLECGARVGGGEIPFTWRDVHGIDLMAAAVDIQLGLTPVLPPLKTGGVGGYLLLPLPVPAPCRVEAAGWVREPAPGRLPYAVKHTPVGSTAPAISGYEHVGTRFRFRGASTREVEAAITESADSFRLTCVPVGALPADGG, encoded by the coding sequence ATGAGCGCCGACCGGCCGCACATCATCGTCCTGCACCGCTGGCGGGACACCCACGCGCACTACGCCGACTACCTCGACCACACCACCGCCCACGTCACCTACGTGAGCACCGAGCTCGGCCGCGCCTCGTTACCGGGGAGCGCCGCCGCGGTCACCACCGTCGCCCTGACCGACGACCTGCCCGCCGTCCGCGCCGCCGTCACCGGGCTCGTCGCCCGCTTCGGCGCCCCGGCGCGGCTGATCGCCCTCAACGAGGGGGACCTGGACACGGCCGCGCTGATCCGCGAGGAGTTCGCGATCCCCGGCCAGCACACCGCCGAACTGGCCGTGTTCCGCGACAAGCTGACCATGTGCCGCGCCGCCGAGGCCGCCGGCCTGCCGGTGCCCGCCTTCGCCCCCGCTCCCGATCCGGCCGCCGTGCTCGCCTTCGGCGAGACCCACGGCTGGCCGCTGGTCGTCAAACCGCACCGCGGCACCGCCAGCCGGGGCGTGGTCCGGATCGACTCCGCCGCCGAACTGGACGCGCTGACCGGGCAGGCCGCGGCGCTCGCCGCCGAACCACACCTGGTCCAGAGCTACGTGGACGGGCCGATCCTGCACATCGACGGTCTGTGGGAAGGCGATTCCCTCGGCAGCTGGACCGTCTCGCGCTACGTGGGCGGCACCTGCGCCGACTTCACCCAGGGCACCTGGCTCGGCTCCGTAGAGGAGGACGACCCCGCGCTGCTGGAGGCCGTCGAGGCCTTCGCCGCCGCGGTCGGCCCCGCCCTCGGCGGCACCCAGCCCTGGGTCTTCCACCTGGAGGCCTTCGTCACCCCGGACCCCCACGGCGGGCCCGCGCTGGTCTTCCTGGAGTGCGGGGCCCGGGTGGGCGGCGGGGAGATCCCCTTCACCTGGCGCGACGTCCACGGCATCGACCTGATGGCGGCCGCCGTGGACATCCAGCTCGGCCTGACCCCGGTCCTGCCGCCGCTCAAGACCGGCGGGGTCGGCGGCTACCTGCTGCTCCCGCTCCCGGTGCCCGCCCCCTGCCGGGTCGAAGCGGCCGGCTGGGTACGGGAACCGGCGCCCGGCCGGCTCCCGTACGCCGTCAAGCACACCCCGGTCGGCTCCACGGCCCCGGCGATCAGCGGCTACGAGCACGTCGGCACCCGCTTCCGCTTCCGCGGCGCCTCCACCCGGGAGGTCGAGGCCGCCATCACCGAGTCCGCCGACTCCTTCCGTCTGACCTGCGTACCCGTCGGCGCCCTGCCCGCCGACGGGGGCTGA
- a CDS encoding ATP-grasp domain-containing protein yields the protein MVFTTSERQRVILVGSRIQQYREYALASLARHYEVTLVAPEAPTWQARYADTHRIADTTDAAKLYAPVADLRGEVADAAIVTWDEWSLVAVSSVAAKLGMRAMDPAAARICRDKYATRQALEAAGMAAVRYVPATTEDEAVAAAESIGFPVVVKPRTLGGSFGVMMARDVDGLRRAFRLASTSRLRGAGTTASVLIEEFVEGPELSVDSVVVDGVATPVCVARKRLGAHPYFEEVGHLVTDWRHEPWAQAVTQLVQDSHRAAGVDYGVTHTELRVAADGPRLIELNGRLGGDLIPHLNKLATGVDLPLAAARIAFEETPDITPTRALSAEVRFLYPAYDGAVERVVLPGPEDVEDLAEAVALVEPGDELLLPPRGLTPRSAALVAVSATPAGTRRALDRAEALSRTEVSGVAAHRLGARVENAVTRRFFDHERTARRQTVSGVRGVEWFRYGAGGGEGLNRPVFLSEADVAGLENDLNGLFDLLKAVPARLFGGDLRAFATAVGMSPTQADLVLRGSVDELAPLSRADLYRETGGFRVMELNTGSSLGGWQMGEFARALIQDAEFAEFAATESLVHPDPLARITEVLRRQAPSLEGIERPLLAITDWPEGFEKSKCWMEFVVPAFERLGFETVVCHLGDFAYENGNVLHEGRKVDVVYRMFLPGEMPDEPRTYDLVNPLLDAVEAGTVELFAPLDCELYGNKGSLAMLSDERNRAVFTEAEHELIDRILPWTRFVRDEKVSFGGEKIDLLPYAIANKDHLVLKPTLLYGGVGVTPGWTTDQKEWVAKLRRAVDGPYVLQHRLLPTTERFLSEDGETCEDMAVAYGTLMVDGRYAGTLARGVTDPAVGIVSMLRGAQIGCAFHVDPAAEGVEAK from the coding sequence GTGGTCTTCACGACCTCCGAACGCCAGCGCGTCATCCTCGTAGGCAGCCGCATACAGCAGTACCGGGAGTACGCCCTGGCCTCCCTCGCCCGGCACTACGAGGTGACGCTCGTCGCGCCGGAGGCGCCGACCTGGCAGGCCCGCTACGCGGACACCCACCGGATCGCCGACACCACGGACGCCGCCAAGCTGTACGCCCCGGTCGCCGACCTGCGCGGGGAGGTCGCCGACGCGGCGATCGTCACCTGGGACGAGTGGTCGCTGGTCGCCGTGTCCTCGGTCGCCGCCAAGCTCGGCATGCGGGCCATGGACCCGGCGGCCGCCAGGATCTGCCGCGACAAGTACGCCACCCGGCAGGCCCTGGAAGCGGCCGGCATGGCCGCCGTCCGCTACGTCCCGGCCACCACCGAGGACGAGGCCGTCGCCGCGGCCGAGTCCATCGGCTTCCCCGTCGTCGTCAAGCCGCGCACCCTCGGCGGCAGCTTCGGCGTGATGATGGCCCGCGACGTCGACGGCCTGCGCCGGGCCTTCCGGCTCGCCTCCACCAGCCGGCTGCGCGGCGCCGGCACCACCGCGTCCGTCCTGATCGAGGAGTTCGTCGAAGGCCCCGAACTGAGCGTGGACAGCGTCGTCGTGGACGGCGTCGCCACCCCGGTGTGCGTGGCCCGCAAGCGCCTCGGCGCCCACCCGTACTTCGAAGAGGTCGGCCATCTCGTCACCGACTGGCGCCACGAGCCCTGGGCGCAGGCCGTCACCCAGCTGGTCCAGGACTCCCACCGCGCGGCCGGAGTCGACTACGGCGTCACCCACACCGAACTGCGCGTCGCCGCCGACGGCCCCCGCCTGATCGAGCTCAACGGCCGCCTCGGCGGCGACCTCATCCCGCACCTGAACAAGCTCGCCACCGGCGTGGACCTGCCGCTGGCCGCCGCCAGGATCGCCTTCGAAGAGACCCCCGACATCACCCCCACCCGCGCCCTCAGCGCCGAGGTCCGCTTCCTCTACCCGGCCTACGACGGCGCCGTCGAGCGCGTCGTCCTGCCCGGCCCCGAGGACGTCGAGGACCTCGCCGAGGCCGTCGCCCTGGTCGAGCCCGGCGACGAGCTGCTGCTCCCGCCCCGCGGGCTGACCCCCCGCTCCGCCGCGCTCGTCGCCGTCAGCGCGACCCCGGCCGGCACCCGCCGCGCCCTGGACCGCGCCGAGGCCCTCTCCCGTACGGAGGTCTCCGGAGTCGCCGCGCACCGGCTCGGCGCCCGCGTCGAGAACGCCGTGACCCGCCGCTTCTTCGACCACGAGCGCACCGCGCGCCGCCAGACCGTCTCCGGAGTCCGCGGCGTGGAGTGGTTCCGCTACGGAGCCGGCGGCGGCGAGGGGCTCAATCGCCCCGTCTTCCTCAGCGAGGCCGACGTGGCGGGCCTGGAGAACGACCTGAACGGCCTCTTCGACCTGCTCAAGGCCGTGCCCGCCCGGCTCTTCGGCGGCGACCTGCGCGCCTTCGCCACCGCCGTCGGCATGTCCCCCACGCAGGCCGACCTGGTCCTGCGCGGCTCCGTCGACGAGCTCGCCCCGCTCTCCCGCGCCGACCTGTACCGCGAGACCGGAGGCTTCCGCGTCATGGAGCTCAACACCGGCTCCTCGCTGGGCGGCTGGCAGATGGGCGAGTTCGCCCGCGCCCTGATCCAGGACGCCGAGTTCGCCGAGTTCGCGGCCACCGAGAGCCTGGTCCACCCCGACCCGCTCGCCCGCATCACCGAGGTGCTGCGCCGCCAGGCGCCCTCCCTCGAAGGCATCGAGCGGCCGCTGCTGGCGATCACCGACTGGCCCGAAGGCTTCGAGAAGTCCAAGTGCTGGATGGAGTTCGTCGTACCGGCCTTCGAGCGGCTCGGCTTCGAGACCGTCGTCTGCCACCTGGGCGACTTCGCCTACGAGAACGGCAACGTCCTCCACGAGGGCCGCAAGGTCGACGTGGTCTACCGGATGTTCCTGCCCGGTGAAATGCCCGACGAGCCCCGCACCTACGACCTCGTCAACCCGCTGCTCGACGCCGTCGAGGCCGGCACGGTCGAGCTGTTCGCCCCGCTCGACTGCGAGCTGTACGGCAACAAGGGCAGCCTCGCGATGCTCAGCGACGAGCGCAACCGCGCCGTCTTCACCGAGGCCGAGCACGAGCTGATCGACCGGATCCTGCCCTGGACCCGCTTCGTCCGCGACGAGAAGGTCAGCTTCGGCGGCGAGAAGATCGACCTGCTGCCCTACGCCATCGCGAACAAGGACCACCTGGTCCTCAAGCCCACCCTGCTCTACGGCGGCGTCGGCGTCACCCCCGGTTGGACCACCGACCAGAAGGAGTGGGTGGCCAAGCTCCGCCGGGCCGTCGACGGTCCGTACGTCCTCCAGCACCGCCTGCTGCCCACCACCGAGCGGTTCCTCTCCGAGGACGGCGAGACCTGCGAGGACATGGCCGTCGCCTACGGGACGCTGATGGTCGACGGACGCTACGCCGGCACCCTGGCCCGCGGAGTCACCGACCCGGCCGTGGGCATCGTGAGCATGCTGCGCGGCGCCCAGATCGGCTGCGCGTTCCACGTGGACCCGGCCGCCGAGGGAGTGGAAGCAAAGTGA